The Bos indicus x Bos taurus breed Angus x Brahman F1 hybrid chromosome 13, Bos_hybrid_MaternalHap_v2.0, whole genome shotgun sequence genome includes a region encoding these proteins:
- the CHRNA4 gene encoding neuronal acetylcholine receptor subunit alpha-4 isoform X1: protein MELGGPGTSPLPPLLLLLLGAGLLPVSNHAETRAHAEERLLKKLFSGYNKWSRPVANISDAVLVHFGLSIAQLIDVDEKNQMMTTNVWVKQEWHDYKLHWDPADYENVTSIRIPSELIWRPDIVLYNNADGDFAVTHLTKAHLFHDGRVQWTPPAIYKSSCSIDVTFFPFDQQNCTMKFGSWTYDKAKIDLVSMHSRVDQLDFWDSGEWVIVDAVGTYNTRKYECCAEVYSDITYAFIIRRLPLFYTINLIIPCLLISCLTVLVFYLPSECGEKITLCISVLLSLTVFLLLITEIIPSTSLVIPLIGEYLLFTMIFVTLSIIITVFVLNVHHRSPRTHTMPAWVRRVFLDIVPRLLFMKRPSVVKDHCRRLIESMHKAASTPHFWPEPQGEPARSPSLTCGVDQPIKPQPARTTPSDQVPTLQPSETEKASPCLSPGPCRPLTGTQAPGLTKSRSLSVQHVSSPSKAVEDGVRCRSRSIQYCGPREEAASPAAHLADSSPSSPTKAPSAELPPPDQAASCKCQCRKEPGAPNATLKTSSTRAPPLPLSPALARAVEGVQYIADHLKAEDTDFSVKEDWKYVAMVIDRIFLWVFIIVCLLGTAGLFLPPWLAGMI, encoded by the exons ATGGAGCTCGGGGGCCCGGGGACGTcgccgctgccgccgctgctgctgctgcttctaggGGCCGGCCTCCTGCCTG TGAGCAACCACGCAGAGACCCGGGCTCATGCGGAGGAGCGGCTGCTGAAGAAGCTCTTCTCTGGCTATAATAAGTGGTCCCGGCCTGTGGCTAACATCTCGGATGCGGTTCTTGTCCACTTCGGCCTATCCATCGCGCAGCTCATTGATGTG GATGAGAAGAACCAGATGATGACGACGAATGTGTGGGTGAAGCAG GAGTGGCACGACTATAAGCTGCACTGGGACCCCGCCGACTATGAGAACGTGACTTCCATCCGAATCCCCTCTGAGCTCATCTGGCGGCCAGACATCGTCCTGTACAACAA TGCGGACGGGGACTTTGCCGTCACCCACCTGACCAAGGCCCACCTCTTCCACGACGGCCGGGTGCAATGGACGCCCCCAGCCATCTACAAGAGCTCCTGCAGCATCGACGTCACCTTCTTCCCCTTCGACCAGCAGAACTGCACCATGAAGTTCGGGTCCTGGACCTACGACAAGGCCAAGATTGACCTGGTGAGCATGCACAGCCGCGTGGACCAGCTGGACTTCTGGGACAGCGGTGAGTGGGTCATTGTGGACGCCGTGGGCACCTACAACACACGCAAGTACGAGTGCTGTGCGGAGGTCTACTCGGACATCACCTATGCCTTCATCATCCGGCGCCTGCCGCTCTTCTACACCATCAACCTTATCAtcccctgcctgctcatctcctGCCTCACCGTGCTTGTCTTCTACCTGCCCTCCGAGTGCGGCGAGAAGATCACCCTCTGCATCTCCGTGTTGCTGTCGCTCACCGTCTTCCTGCTGCTCATCACCGAGATCATCCCATCCACCTCGCTGGTCATCCCGCTCATCGGCGAATACCTGCTCTTCACCATGATCTTCGTCACGCTCTCCATCATCATCACCGTCTTCGTGCTCAACGTGCACCACCGCTCCCCGCGCACACACACCATGCCCGCCTGGGTCCGCCGCGTCTTCCTGGACATCGTGCCGCGCCTGCTCTTCATGAAGCGGCCGTCTGTGGTCAAGGACCACTGCCGGCGGCTCATCGAGTCCATGCACAAGGCGGCCAGCACTCCGCACTTCTGGCCGGAGCCCCAGGGGGAGCCCGCCCGGTCTCCGTCCCTGACCTGTGGGGTGGACCAGCCCATCAAGCCCCAGCCAGCCCGTACAACACCCTCTGACCAGGTGCCGACTCTGCAGCCTTCAGAGACCGAGAAGGCCAGCCCCTGCCTATCTCCTGGGCCCTGCCGTCCACTCACTGGCACCCAGGCCCCAGGGCTCACCAAAAGCCGGTCCCTAAGTGTCCAGCACGTGTCCAGCCCCAGCAAAGCGGTGGAGGACGGTGTGCGGTGCCGGTCCCGGAGCATTCAGTACTGCGGGCCGCGAGAGGAGGCCGCCTCACCGGCCGCCCACCTGGCGGATAGCTCCCCCTCCTCTCCGACCAAGGCCCCCTCAGCCGAGCTCCCGCCCCCAGACCAGGCTGCCTCCTGCAAATGCCAGTGCAGGAAGGAGCCGGGGGCCCCAAATGCCACGCTCAAGACCTCCAGCACCAGAGCACCACCCCTGCCCCTGTCGCCAGCCCTGGCACGGGCGGTGGAGGGCGTCCAGTACATCGCAGACCACCTGAAGGCGGAAGACACAGACTTCTCG GTGAAAGAGGACTGGAAGTACGTGGCCATGGTCATTGACCGCATCTTTCTCTGGGTGTTCATCATCGTCTGCCTGCTGGGGACTGCTggcctcttcctgcctccctggcTGGCCGGCATGATCTAG
- the CHRNA4 gene encoding neuronal acetylcholine receptor subunit alpha-4 isoform X2 yields the protein MKFGSWTYDKAKIDLVSMHSRVDQLDFWDSGEWVIVDAVGTYNTRKYECCAEVYSDITYAFIIRRLPLFYTINLIIPCLLISCLTVLVFYLPSECGEKITLCISVLLSLTVFLLLITEIIPSTSLVIPLIGEYLLFTMIFVTLSIIITVFVLNVHHRSPRTHTMPAWVRRVFLDIVPRLLFMKRPSVVKDHCRRLIESMHKAASTPHFWPEPQGEPARSPSLTCGVDQPIKPQPARTTPSDQVPTLQPSETEKASPCLSPGPCRPLTGTQAPGLTKSRSLSVQHVSSPSKAVEDGVRCRSRSIQYCGPREEAASPAAHLADSSPSSPTKAPSAELPPPDQAASCKCQCRKEPGAPNATLKTSSTRAPPLPLSPALARAVEGVQYIADHLKAEDTDFSVKEDWKYVAMVIDRIFLWVFIIVCLLGTAGLFLPPWLAGMI from the exons ATGAAGTTCGGGTCCTGGACCTACGACAAGGCCAAGATTGACCTGGTGAGCATGCACAGCCGCGTGGACCAGCTGGACTTCTGGGACAGCGGTGAGTGGGTCATTGTGGACGCCGTGGGCACCTACAACACACGCAAGTACGAGTGCTGTGCGGAGGTCTACTCGGACATCACCTATGCCTTCATCATCCGGCGCCTGCCGCTCTTCTACACCATCAACCTTATCAtcccctgcctgctcatctcctGCCTCACCGTGCTTGTCTTCTACCTGCCCTCCGAGTGCGGCGAGAAGATCACCCTCTGCATCTCCGTGTTGCTGTCGCTCACCGTCTTCCTGCTGCTCATCACCGAGATCATCCCATCCACCTCGCTGGTCATCCCGCTCATCGGCGAATACCTGCTCTTCACCATGATCTTCGTCACGCTCTCCATCATCATCACCGTCTTCGTGCTCAACGTGCACCACCGCTCCCCGCGCACACACACCATGCCCGCCTGGGTCCGCCGCGTCTTCCTGGACATCGTGCCGCGCCTGCTCTTCATGAAGCGGCCGTCTGTGGTCAAGGACCACTGCCGGCGGCTCATCGAGTCCATGCACAAGGCGGCCAGCACTCCGCACTTCTGGCCGGAGCCCCAGGGGGAGCCCGCCCGGTCTCCGTCCCTGACCTGTGGGGTGGACCAGCCCATCAAGCCCCAGCCAGCCCGTACAACACCCTCTGACCAGGTGCCGACTCTGCAGCCTTCAGAGACCGAGAAGGCCAGCCCCTGCCTATCTCCTGGGCCCTGCCGTCCACTCACTGGCACCCAGGCCCCAGGGCTCACCAAAAGCCGGTCCCTAAGTGTCCAGCACGTGTCCAGCCCCAGCAAAGCGGTGGAGGACGGTGTGCGGTGCCGGTCCCGGAGCATTCAGTACTGCGGGCCGCGAGAGGAGGCCGCCTCACCGGCCGCCCACCTGGCGGATAGCTCCCCCTCCTCTCCGACCAAGGCCCCCTCAGCCGAGCTCCCGCCCCCAGACCAGGCTGCCTCCTGCAAATGCCAGTGCAGGAAGGAGCCGGGGGCCCCAAATGCCACGCTCAAGACCTCCAGCACCAGAGCACCACCCCTGCCCCTGTCGCCAGCCCTGGCACGGGCGGTGGAGGGCGTCCAGTACATCGCAGACCACCTGAAGGCGGAAGACACAGACTTCTCG GTGAAAGAGGACTGGAAGTACGTGGCCATGGTCATTGACCGCATCTTTCTCTGGGTGTTCATCATCGTCTGCCTGCTGGGGACTGCTggcctcttcctgcctccctggcTGGCCGGCATGATCTAG